One region of uncultured Methanolobus sp. genomic DNA includes:
- a CDS encoding secondary thiamine-phosphate synthase enzyme YjbQ encodes MAVYSGNFDLDTSGNADVIDITAGVSEIVMASGLDNGIVLVYVPGSTAAITTIEYEPGLVQDMKEALERLAPEGRVYHHNERWHDGNGHSHIRASFIGQSESFPLTDGKLLLGAWQQIILVDMDNRPRSRKIFVRVCGE; translated from the coding sequence GTGGCAGTTTACAGCGGGAACTTTGACCTTGACACATCAGGAAATGCAGATGTTATTGATATTACAGCCGGTGTATCAGAAATTGTAATGGCATCGGGTCTGGACAATGGTATTGTTCTTGTTTATGTTCCCGGTTCAACTGCAGCTATAACCACAATAGAATATGAGCCCGGTCTTGTTCAGGATATGAAAGAAGCTCTTGAACGGCTGGCACCCGAAGGACGTGTTTATCATCATAACGAAAGGTGGCATGATGGCAATGGCCATTCTCATATTCGTGCTTCTTTTATCGGGCAAAGTGAATCATTTCCACTGACGGACGGAAAATTGCTCCTTGGAGCATGGCAACAAATAATCCTGGTGGATATGGACAATCGCCCCCGCTCAAGAAAAATATTTGTCCGAGTTTGCGGAGAATAA
- a CDS encoding DHH family phosphoesterase: MSETMQMMAERARKCAEKIREYDEVQLVSHIDADGITSGAIIAKTLERAGIGYKMMFVKQLDENIVKDIADINPELTIFTDLGSGQLEHIANYGVHAVVSDHHRPQGDTEFHLNPHLFGANGSYEISGSGTTFILATQLGDNRDLADLAIVGCVGDMQYRKFGKLVSLNRMILDANPEVIAPVTDISLFGKQTRPVYKMLQFSSDPFIPRLTGNEDACIDFLANVGLQFANDEKWRRWIDLSEEEKKKVTSSLLQHAMQSGMSPYNVGRLVSEGYILLSEQEGTEMRDASEYATLLNATGRYMQAEVGMQVCMGDRDKAYVEAQDLLQTHRKNLVDGLNFVKDNGITQMSHMQYFDAGSTIPETIVGIVAGMSHSSAGNRKLPIIALADKDDGYKVSARGTQELVNRGLNLAEALSIVCQELGGAGGGHDIAAGATVPYGKKEEFIQKLNSAIAVQLS; this comes from the coding sequence ATGTCTGAAACCATGCAAATGATGGCAGAAAGAGCCAGGAAATGTGCTGAAAAGATCAGGGAATACGATGAAGTGCAACTGGTATCGCACATCGATGCTGACGGCATCACTTCAGGGGCTATCATTGCAAAAACCCTTGAAAGAGCAGGCATTGGTTATAAAATGATGTTTGTCAAACAGCTTGATGAAAATATTGTAAAGGATATCGCAGACATCAACCCCGAACTTACCATATTCACTGATCTTGGAAGCGGACAACTGGAACACATTGCAAACTACGGAGTTCACGCTGTAGTTTCAGACCATCACAGGCCACAGGGAGATACGGAATTCCACCTGAATCCCCATCTTTTCGGTGCCAACGGTTCCTATGAGATCAGCGGATCTGGCACTACATTCATACTTGCAACACAACTTGGAGACAACCGCGATCTTGCAGACCTTGCCATCGTTGGATGTGTAGGAGATATGCAATACAGGAAATTCGGTAAGCTTGTCAGTCTTAACAGAATGATACTTGATGCAAATCCCGAAGTTATAGCACCTGTGACCGATATTTCACTTTTTGGAAAGCAGACCAGACCAGTCTATAAGATGCTGCAGTTCTCATCTGACCCTTTTATACCCAGACTTACCGGCAATGAAGACGCATGCATTGACTTCCTTGCAAATGTCGGACTTCAGTTTGCAAATGATGAAAAATGGAGAAGATGGATAGACCTTTCAGAAGAGGAGAAAAAGAAAGTAACATCATCGCTCCTGCAACATGCAATGCAAAGCGGAATGTCCCCATATAATGTTGGCAGGCTTGTTTCTGAAGGATATATACTGCTTTCAGAGCAGGAAGGAACTGAAATGAGGGATGCAAGTGAATATGCAACTCTTCTGAACGCAACCGGAAGGTACATGCAGGCTGAAGTCGGAATGCAGGTCTGCATGGGTGACCGGGACAAAGCATACGTGGAAGCACAGGATCTGCTGCAAACACATCGCAAGAATCTTGTGGACGGACTGAATTTTGTCAAAGATAATGGAATTACACAGATGTCCCACATGCAGTACTTTGATGCAGGAAGCACAATACCGGAAACTATTGTCGGCATTGTGGCAGGCATGAGTCATTCTTCTGCAGGAAATAGAAAACTCCCGATAATCGCTTTAGCAGACAAAGATGACGGTTATAAAGTATCAGCAAGAGGTACACAGGAACTTGTGAACAGAGGACTTAATCTTGCAGAAGCACTGAGTATCGTTTGTCAGGAACTTGGAGGAGCTGGCGGCGGACACGATATTGCTGCCGGAGCAACAGTACCGTATGGCAAAAAAGAAGAGTTCATTCAGAAACTCAACTCGGCAATTGCTGTCCAGTTAAGCTGA
- a CDS encoding DUF1699 family protein translates to MKIRVVSSKEEINTLGTNEEIIHLAFRPSNTDIFSLIMKCPNVKALHIPSSYKRTISNSAKMYLEMQGIELLEGDVWGHRKDINEYSEVSQSVYDRIAQYKQDGLSDEDVEDKMIRETRLSPDFVKFLVKQG, encoded by the coding sequence ATGAAAATCAGAGTTGTAAGTTCAAAAGAAGAAATTAACACACTTGGTACAAATGAAGAGATTATTCACCTTGCATTCAGACCATCAAACACAGACATATTTTCTCTTATTATGAAATGTCCAAATGTAAAAGCACTTCACATTCCAAGTTCATACAAGAGGACCATCTCAAACTCCGCAAAAATGTACCTTGAGATGCAGGGAATCGAACTCCTCGAAGGAGACGTATGGGGTCACAGAAAGGACATCAACGAGTACTCCGAAGTTTCACAGAGTGTATATGACCGTATTGCACAGTACAAGCAGGACGGACTTTCTGACGAAGATGTAGAAGACAAGATGATCAGAGAAACAAGGCTCAGCCCTGACTTTGTCAAGTTCCTCGTAAAACAGGGATAA